One window from the genome of Gadus morhua chromosome 16, gadMor3.0, whole genome shotgun sequence encodes:
- the synrg gene encoding synergin gamma isoform X9, with product MALRPGSGGGGSFMYPVGGGMRPTQGMMPMQQQQQQQQQQQQQQQQHHQQLQQQHQQHQQHQQHQQQHQQQQQQQQQQQQQQHHQQLQQGFPMVQVMQPNMQGMVGMNYGGQMPPGAMPMQGGMQMGMQAPGMQFMGQAQFMGMRAPGHQYTADMQKQMAEEHQKRLGQQQRMLEEDRKRRQFEEQKQKLRLLSSVKPKVGGEKSRDDALEAIKGNLDGFSRDAKMHPTPSAQTKKPAGVGGYTQQEHIQPVVPGWLYNDSLIPELFKKVLEFTMTPAGVDTNKLYPILMSSGLPREALGQIWAAANRTTPGMLTKEELYSVLALIGVAQSGLPAMNVDILSQFASPPVPNLPALAIAMAPGMPQHQQPMMAPPPVSMAMPTPPPQVMGMTSAAPAQALPNPGFLASFPPVQQAAKTDDDDFQDFQEAPKPGGGDTSFADFKGESGSSFPAAGATQHPNSSPPMLTPVSGTSSSSSSDKYAVFKQLSVEQPVEAPPPPSDSGDKYSVFRQLEQPADKKTAGDGFADFKSVSADDGFTDFKTSDSVSPLDPPDQAKIFQPPFPPSFPTSHSLQQLPPQQPAPPPQPQAPGAPLSQPNKALHMADLDLFSPLGPSAPAPAPEAKPCPFPAVSLPPSLGILGGGAKPPSSGGADDFGDFALFATSSSSASSSMPPAGSSSSDAAPGPAALLGRGPSASQDDFADFMAFGSSGAGPKGGDGAVEQRSAEAAAVAQQCPPQGLDRYDVFKQLSLEGGHAYDDARDAFCGLRGGGDTSADDFADFQSSKFCTALGAAERSLGGDKMAAFKQTKEDCASVKSLDLPSLGGSSGGREDSEDALSVQLDMKLSDMGGDLKHVMSDSSLDLPGLAAHQPPAAEGDDMKFDPFGTSTGSVASYDWSDREEGVSVEARKAPGSDGSALAPPHYGSGLTFGSTENLAPNLTTTTTTTTTTTTTTTAASSTFPPKDDASSSEGKFEAFPEPSGDHDDDFGDFASTVSDKSTAGVDVGPEEPQGEASDEFGAFQGDKPKFGKSDFLKASSQTKVKSSEEMIKNELATFDLCVQGSHKRSHSLGEKEIGRCPPSPAPEQPFRDRSSTLSEKPALPVIRDKYKDLTGEVEESERYAYEWQRCLESALEVITKANNTLNGISSSSVCTEVIQSAQGMDYLMGVVEVYRVTRRVELGIKATAVCCEKLQQLLKDVSRVWNNLVGFMSLANLVPEESSLDFSCCILRHGIKNAKEIACGVCLLNVDSRSKKKEESTIGRLFKRVGPSRNITFPQIHPCFYLLCLPRALGEGRGGGVFSQAEDGPTAGSTAGSAATAFPSLSSDTALGGGLDTHRGDPRQPLPSGGLTKPPPSAWQPL from the exons gcatgatgcccatgcagcagcagcaacaacaacaacaacaacaacaacaacaacaacagcagcatcaccagcagctgcagcaacagcatcaacagcatcaacaacaccaacaacaccaacaacagcatcaacaacagcaacagcaacagcagcagcagcagcagcagcagcatcatcagCAGCTTCAGCAGGGCTTCCCCATGGTGCAGGTCATGCAGCCCAACATGCAGGGCATGGTGGGGATGAACTATGGGGGACAGATGCCCCCAGGCGCGATGCCCATGCAG GGAGGCATGCAGATGGGGATGCAGGCCCCAGGCATGCAGTTCATGGGCCAGGCTCAGTTCATGGGCATGCGGGCCCCGGGGCACCAGTACACAGCCGACATGCAGAAACAGATGGCCGAAGAGCATCA gAAGCGTCTGGGGCAGCAGCAGCGCATGCTGGAGGAGGACCGGAAGAGGCGGCAGTTTGAGGAGCAGAAGCAGAAGCTCCGGCTGCTCAGCAGCGTCAAGCCCAAg GTGGGCGGGGAGAAGAGCCGGGACGACGCCCTGGAGGCCATCAAGGGGAACCTGGACGGCTTCAGCAGGGACGCCAAGATGCACCCAACGCCCTCTGCGCAGACCAAGAAGCCAG CTGGTGTGGGTGGGTATACACAACAAGAACACATCCAGCCGGTGGTGCCAGGTTGGCTGTACAACGACAGCCTGATCCCAG AGCTGTTCAAGAAGGTGCTGGAGTTCACCATGACCCCGGCGGGGGTGGACACCAACAAGCTGTACCCCATCCTGATGTCGTCGGGCCTGCCCCGGGAGGCGCTGGGCCAGATCTGGGCCGCCGCCAACCGCACCACGCCGGGCATGCTGACCAAGGAGGAGCTGTACTCGGTGCTGGCGCTCATTGGCGTCGCGCAG AGTGGCCTCCCAGCGATGAACGTGGACATCCTGAGTCAGTTCGCCTCTCCTCCGGTACCCAACCTCCCCGCCCTGGCCATCGCCATGGCGCCCGGCATGCCCCAGCACCAGCAGCCAATGATGGCTCCTCCCCCGGTCTCCATGGCGatgcccacccctcctccacaggTCATGGGCATGACGTCAGCGGCCCCGGCTCAGGCCCTGCCCAACCCCGGTTTCCTGGCCAGCTTCCCACCTGTGCAG CAGGCGGCCAAGACAGACGACGATGACTTCCAGGACTTCCAGGAGGCGCCCAAGCCAGGAGGTGGAGACACGTCCTTTGCTGACTTCAAGGGGGAGTCGGGCTCCAGTTTCCCAGCCGCAGGTGCAACTCAGCACCCAAACAG TTCACCTCCCATGCTGACCCCAGTATCAggaacctcctcctcatcgtcctcGGACAAGTATGCGGTCTTCAAACAGCTCTCTGTGGAGCAGCCCgtggaggccccgccccctccctcag ATTCAGGTGACAAGTACAGTGTCTTCAGACAGCTGGAGCAGCCAGCTGACAAGAAAACAGCtg GGGACGGCTTCGCCGATTTCAAGTCTGTCAGCGCTGACGACGGCTTCACAGACTTCAAAACGTCCGACAGCGTTTCACCCCTAGACCCTCCAGACCAGGCCAAGATCTTccagccccccttccccccctctttccccaCCTCCCACTCTCTGCAGCAACTCCCCCCACAACAGCCAGCTCCGCCCCCACAGCCCCAGGCCCCGggggcccctctctctcagcccaACAAGGCCCTCCACATGGCCGACCTGgacctcttctcccccctcggcccctcggccccggccccggcccccgaGGCCAAGCCCTGCCCCTTCCCCGCCGtgtccctgcccccctccctggggatcctcgggggcggggccaagccCCCCTCCAGCGGAGGGGCCGATGACTTTGGCGACTTCGCCCTGttcgccacctcctcctcctccgcctcctcctccatgccccccgccggctcctcctcctccgacgcggccccgggccccgccgCCCTCCTGGGCCGGGGGCCGTCCGCCTCCCAGGACGACTTTGCCGACTTCATGGCGTTCGGCAgctcgggggcggggcctaagGGCGGGGACGGCGCCGTGGAGCAGCGAAGCGCAGAGGCGGCGGCGGTCGCGCAGCAGTGCCCCCCGCAGGGCCTGGACCGCTACGACGTGTTCAAGCAGCTGTCGCTGGAGGGCGGCCACGCCTACGACGACGCCCGGGACGCCTTCTGCGGGctgcgcggcggcggcgacacCTCCGCCGACGACTTCGCCGACTTCCAGTCCTCCAAGTTCTGCACGGCGCTGGGCGCGGCGGAGCGGAGCCTGGGCGGCGACAAGATGGCGGCCTTCAAGCAGACCAAGGAGGACTGCGCGTCGGTCAAGTCGCTGGACCTGCCGTCGCTGGGCGGCAGCAGCGGGGGCCGGGAGGACTCGGAGGACGCGCTGTCGGTGCAGCTGGACATGAAGCTGTCGGACATGGGCGGCGACCTCAAGCACGTGATGTCGGACAGCTCGCTGGACCTGCCCGGCCTGGCCGCCCACCAGCCCCCCGCCGCAG AAGGCGACGACATGAAATTTGACCCTTTCGGCACTTCCACCGGCAGTGTAGCCAGCTATGATTggtcagacagagaggagggcgTGTCCGTCGAGGCCAGGAAGGCCCCGGGCTCCGACGGGTCCgctctggccccgccccactACGGGAGTGGGCTGACGTTCGGGAGCACGGAGAACCTCGCCCCCAacctgaccaccaccaccaccaccaccaccaccaccaccaccaccaccaccgccgcctcctccaccttccccccCAAGGACGACGCCTCCTCTTCTGAGGGGAAGTTTGAGGCCTTCCCCGAGCCGAGCGGCGACCACGACGATGACTTTGGAGACTTTGCCAGTACGGTGTCCGATAAGTCCACGGCGGGCGTGGACGTTGGCCCCGAGGAGCCCCAAGGCGAGGCCTCCGATGAGTTTGGGGCCTTCCAAGGAGATAAGCCCAAGTTTGGCAAGTCTGACTTTCTCAAGGCCAGCTCTCAGACCAAGGTCAAGTCCAGTGAGGAGATGATCAAGAACGAGTTggcgacctttgacctgtgtgTCCAAG GGTCCCACAAGCGCAGCCACAGTCTGGGGGAGAAGGAGATTGGCCGctgccccccgtcccccgcccCGGAGCAGCCCTTCAGGGACCGCTCCAGCACCCTGAGCGAGAAGCCCGCCCTGCCCGTCATCAGAGACAAGTACAAGGACCTGACCGGCGAGGTGgag gagagcgagcggtatgCGTACGAGTGGCAGCGGTGTCTGGAGAGCGCCCTGGAG GTCATCACCAAAGCCAACAACACGCTGAACGGCATCAGCAGCTCCTCCGTGTGCACCGAGGTCATCCAGTCCGCCCAGGGCATGGACTACCTCATGG GCGTGGTGGAGGTGTACCGCGTGACGAGGCGGGTGGAGCTTGGCATCAAGGCCACGGCGGTGTGCTGCGAgaagctgcagcagctgctgaaGGACGTCAGCCGCGTGTGGAACAACCTGGTGGGCTTCATGTCGCTGGCCAACCTGGTG cctgagGAGAGCTCTCTAGACTTCTCCTGCTGCATCCTCAGGCACGGCATCAAGAACGCCAAAGAGATAGCGTGCGGGGTGTGCCTGCTGAACGTGGACTCTCGGAGCAAg aaaaaagaagaaagcaCAATCGGACGCCTGTTCAAACGAGTAGGACCCTCGAGAAACATTACCTTCCCCCAAATCCATCCATGTTTCTATCTCCTTTGTCTGCCCCGTGCATTGGgagagggtcggggggggggggtcttctctCAGGCTGAGGATGGGCCCACCGCGGGGTCCACAGCGGGGTCCGCAGCGACAGCCTTCCCTTCTCTCAGCTCTGATACTGCGCTGGGTGGGGgtctagacacacacagaggagaccCCCGCCAGCCGCTCCCCTCGGGAGGGCTGACGAAACCGCCGCCGTCGGCATGGCAACCGCTCTAA
- the synrg gene encoding synergin gamma isoform X1: MALRPGSGGGGSFMYPVGGGMRPTQGMMPMQQQQQQQQQQQQQQQQHHQQLQQQHQQHQQHQQHQQQHQQQQQQQQQQQQQQHHQQLQQGFPMVQVMQPNMQGMVGMNYGGQMPPGAMPMQGGMQMGMQAPGMQFMGQAQFMGMRAPGHQYTADMQKQMAEEHQKRLGQQQRMLEEDRKRRQFEEQKQKLRLLSSVKPKVGGEKSRDDALEAIKGNLDGFSRDAKMHPTPSAQTKKPDSSPSHSTALPHSLPPAPPDDDDEFSDFIQGPIDSFSSSSSTSSSSTTTSFQQHLPSQTQAAPFPPTSSSPAPSPLPPAQTSAVQLSSQTTFQGPSLEEKLFSSCDMSADKRAQVSFRAPAAQAPRAKVSARFRPSATARDWAAASEDLSSVFTVASSPPEAPVPPAPSVAAAPSPQASPFPGGGGDSAGVGGYTQQEHIQPVVPGWLYNDSLIPELFKKVLEFTMTPAGVDTNKLYPILMSSGLPREALGQIWAAANRTTPGMLTKEELYSVLALIGVAQSGLPAMNVDILSQFASPPVPNLPALAIAMAPGMPQHQQPMMAPPPVSMAMPTPPPQVMGMTSAAPAQALPNPGFLASFPPVQQAAKTDDDDFQDFQEAPKPGGGDTSFADFKGESGSSFPAAGATQHPNSSPPMLTPVSGTSSSSSSDKYAVFKQLSVEQPVEAPPPPSDSGDKYSVFRQLEQPADKKTAGDGFADFKSVSADDGFTDFKTSDSVSPLDPPDQAKIFQPPFPPSFPTSHSLQQLPPQQPAPPPQPQAPGAPLSQPNKALHMADLDLFSPLGPSAPAPAPEAKPCPFPAVSLPPSLGILGGGAKPPSSGGADDFGDFALFATSSSSASSSMPPAGSSSSDAAPGPAALLGRGPSASQDDFADFMAFGSSGAGPKGGDGAVEQRSAEAAAVAQQCPPQGLDRYDVFKQLSLEGGHAYDDARDAFCGLRGGGDTSADDFADFQSSKFCTALGAAERSLGGDKMAAFKQTKEDCASVKSLDLPSLGGSSGGREDSEDALSVQLDMKLSDMGGDLKHVMSDSSLDLPGLAAHQPPAAEGDDMKFDPFGTSTGSVASYDWSDREEGVSVEARKAPGSDGSALAPPHYGSGLTFGSTENLAPNLTTTTTTTTTTTTTTTAASSTFPPKDDASSSEGKFEAFPEPSGDHDDDFGDFASTVSDKSTAGVDVGPEEPQGEASDEFGAFQGDKPKFGKSDFLKASSQTKVKSSEEMIKNELATFDLCVQGSHKRSHSLGEKEIGRCPPSPAPEQPFRDRSSTLSEKPALPVIRDKYKDLTGEVEESERYAYEWQRCLESALEVITKANNTLNGISSSSVCTEVIQSAQGMDYLMGVVEVYRVTRRVELGIKATAVCCEKLQQLLKDVSRVWNNLVGFMSLANLVPEESSLDFSCCILRHGIKNAKEIACGVCLLNVDSRSKKKEESTIGRLFKRVGPSRNITFPQIHPCFYLLCLPRALGEGRGGGVFSQAEDGPTAGSTAGSAATAFPSLSSDTALGGGLDTHRGDPRQPLPSGGLTKPPPSAWQPL, from the exons gcatgatgcccatgcagcagcagcaacaacaacaacaacaacaacaacaacaacaacagcagcatcaccagcagctgcagcaacagcatcaacagcatcaacaacaccaacaacaccaacaacagcatcaacaacagcaacagcaacagcagcagcagcagcagcagcagcatcatcagCAGCTTCAGCAGGGCTTCCCCATGGTGCAGGTCATGCAGCCCAACATGCAGGGCATGGTGGGGATGAACTATGGGGGACAGATGCCCCCAGGCGCGATGCCCATGCAG GGAGGCATGCAGATGGGGATGCAGGCCCCAGGCATGCAGTTCATGGGCCAGGCTCAGTTCATGGGCATGCGGGCCCCGGGGCACCAGTACACAGCCGACATGCAGAAACAGATGGCCGAAGAGCATCA gAAGCGTCTGGGGCAGCAGCAGCGCATGCTGGAGGAGGACCGGAAGAGGCGGCAGTTTGAGGAGCAGAAGCAGAAGCTCCGGCTGCTCAGCAGCGTCAAGCCCAAg GTGGGCGGGGAGAAGAGCCGGGACGACGCCCTGGAGGCCATCAAGGGGAACCTGGACGGCTTCAGCAGGGACGCCAAGATGCACCCAACGCCCTCTGCGCAGACCAAGAAGCCAG ACTCATCGCCATCTCACTCCAccgccctcccccactccctcccccccgccccacccgaTGACGACGATGAGTTTAGTGACTTTATTCAGGGGCCCATagactccttctcctcttcctcctccacctcatcttcCTCTACTACAACATCCTTCCAGCAACACCTTCCCTCCCAGACCCAGGCCgcacccttcccccccacctcgtcctccccggccccctcccccctgccccccgctCAAACCTCTGCTGTCCAACTCAGCTCTCAAACCACGTTTCAAG gcccgtCCCTGGAAGAGAAGCTCTTCTCCTCCTGTGACATGAGCGCCGACAAGCGGGCGCAGGTTAGCTTCAGGGCCCCGGCGGCGCAGGCCCCGCGGGCCAAGGTCTCAGCCCGCTTCCGTCCCAGCGCCACGGCCCGCGACTGGGCCGCCGCCTCCGAGGACTTGAGCTCCGTCTTCACCGTAGCGAGCAGCCCGCCGGAGGCCCCGGTGCCGCCGGCGCCATCCGTGGCCGCCGCCCCCTCGCCGCAGGCCAGCCCCTTCCCTGGTGGGGGCGGGGACAGTG CTGGTGTGGGTGGGTATACACAACAAGAACACATCCAGCCGGTGGTGCCAGGTTGGCTGTACAACGACAGCCTGATCCCAG AGCTGTTCAAGAAGGTGCTGGAGTTCACCATGACCCCGGCGGGGGTGGACACCAACAAGCTGTACCCCATCCTGATGTCGTCGGGCCTGCCCCGGGAGGCGCTGGGCCAGATCTGGGCCGCCGCCAACCGCACCACGCCGGGCATGCTGACCAAGGAGGAGCTGTACTCGGTGCTGGCGCTCATTGGCGTCGCGCAG AGTGGCCTCCCAGCGATGAACGTGGACATCCTGAGTCAGTTCGCCTCTCCTCCGGTACCCAACCTCCCCGCCCTGGCCATCGCCATGGCGCCCGGCATGCCCCAGCACCAGCAGCCAATGATGGCTCCTCCCCCGGTCTCCATGGCGatgcccacccctcctccacaggTCATGGGCATGACGTCAGCGGCCCCGGCTCAGGCCCTGCCCAACCCCGGTTTCCTGGCCAGCTTCCCACCTGTGCAG CAGGCGGCCAAGACAGACGACGATGACTTCCAGGACTTCCAGGAGGCGCCCAAGCCAGGAGGTGGAGACACGTCCTTTGCTGACTTCAAGGGGGAGTCGGGCTCCAGTTTCCCAGCCGCAGGTGCAACTCAGCACCCAAACAG TTCACCTCCCATGCTGACCCCAGTATCAggaacctcctcctcatcgtcctcGGACAAGTATGCGGTCTTCAAACAGCTCTCTGTGGAGCAGCCCgtggaggccccgccccctccctcag ATTCAGGTGACAAGTACAGTGTCTTCAGACAGCTGGAGCAGCCAGCTGACAAGAAAACAGCtg GGGACGGCTTCGCCGATTTCAAGTCTGTCAGCGCTGACGACGGCTTCACAGACTTCAAAACGTCCGACAGCGTTTCACCCCTAGACCCTCCAGACCAGGCCAAGATCTTccagccccccttccccccctctttccccaCCTCCCACTCTCTGCAGCAACTCCCCCCACAACAGCCAGCTCCGCCCCCACAGCCCCAGGCCCCGggggcccctctctctcagcccaACAAGGCCCTCCACATGGCCGACCTGgacctcttctcccccctcggcccctcggccccggccccggcccccgaGGCCAAGCCCTGCCCCTTCCCCGCCGtgtccctgcccccctccctggggatcctcgggggcggggccaagccCCCCTCCAGCGGAGGGGCCGATGACTTTGGCGACTTCGCCCTGttcgccacctcctcctcctccgcctcctcctccatgccccccgccggctcctcctcctccgacgcggccccgggccccgccgCCCTCCTGGGCCGGGGGCCGTCCGCCTCCCAGGACGACTTTGCCGACTTCATGGCGTTCGGCAgctcgggggcggggcctaagGGCGGGGACGGCGCCGTGGAGCAGCGAAGCGCAGAGGCGGCGGCGGTCGCGCAGCAGTGCCCCCCGCAGGGCCTGGACCGCTACGACGTGTTCAAGCAGCTGTCGCTGGAGGGCGGCCACGCCTACGACGACGCCCGGGACGCCTTCTGCGGGctgcgcggcggcggcgacacCTCCGCCGACGACTTCGCCGACTTCCAGTCCTCCAAGTTCTGCACGGCGCTGGGCGCGGCGGAGCGGAGCCTGGGCGGCGACAAGATGGCGGCCTTCAAGCAGACCAAGGAGGACTGCGCGTCGGTCAAGTCGCTGGACCTGCCGTCGCTGGGCGGCAGCAGCGGGGGCCGGGAGGACTCGGAGGACGCGCTGTCGGTGCAGCTGGACATGAAGCTGTCGGACATGGGCGGCGACCTCAAGCACGTGATGTCGGACAGCTCGCTGGACCTGCCCGGCCTGGCCGCCCACCAGCCCCCCGCCGCAG AAGGCGACGACATGAAATTTGACCCTTTCGGCACTTCCACCGGCAGTGTAGCCAGCTATGATTggtcagacagagaggagggcgTGTCCGTCGAGGCCAGGAAGGCCCCGGGCTCCGACGGGTCCgctctggccccgccccactACGGGAGTGGGCTGACGTTCGGGAGCACGGAGAACCTCGCCCCCAacctgaccaccaccaccaccaccaccaccaccaccaccaccaccaccaccgccgcctcctccaccttccccccCAAGGACGACGCCTCCTCTTCTGAGGGGAAGTTTGAGGCCTTCCCCGAGCCGAGCGGCGACCACGACGATGACTTTGGAGACTTTGCCAGTACGGTGTCCGATAAGTCCACGGCGGGCGTGGACGTTGGCCCCGAGGAGCCCCAAGGCGAGGCCTCCGATGAGTTTGGGGCCTTCCAAGGAGATAAGCCCAAGTTTGGCAAGTCTGACTTTCTCAAGGCCAGCTCTCAGACCAAGGTCAAGTCCAGTGAGGAGATGATCAAGAACGAGTTggcgacctttgacctgtgtgTCCAAG GGTCCCACAAGCGCAGCCACAGTCTGGGGGAGAAGGAGATTGGCCGctgccccccgtcccccgcccCGGAGCAGCCCTTCAGGGACCGCTCCAGCACCCTGAGCGAGAAGCCCGCCCTGCCCGTCATCAGAGACAAGTACAAGGACCTGACCGGCGAGGTGgag gagagcgagcggtatgCGTACGAGTGGCAGCGGTGTCTGGAGAGCGCCCTGGAG GTCATCACCAAAGCCAACAACACGCTGAACGGCATCAGCAGCTCCTCCGTGTGCACCGAGGTCATCCAGTCCGCCCAGGGCATGGACTACCTCATGG GCGTGGTGGAGGTGTACCGCGTGACGAGGCGGGTGGAGCTTGGCATCAAGGCCACGGCGGTGTGCTGCGAgaagctgcagcagctgctgaaGGACGTCAGCCGCGTGTGGAACAACCTGGTGGGCTTCATGTCGCTGGCCAACCTGGTG cctgagGAGAGCTCTCTAGACTTCTCCTGCTGCATCCTCAGGCACGGCATCAAGAACGCCAAAGAGATAGCGTGCGGGGTGTGCCTGCTGAACGTGGACTCTCGGAGCAAg aaaaaagaagaaagcaCAATCGGACGCCTGTTCAAACGAGTAGGACCCTCGAGAAACATTACCTTCCCCCAAATCCATCCATGTTTCTATCTCCTTTGTCTGCCCCGTGCATTGGgagagggtcggggggggggggtcttctctCAGGCTGAGGATGGGCCCACCGCGGGGTCCACAGCGGGGTCCGCAGCGACAGCCTTCCCTTCTCTCAGCTCTGATACTGCGCTGGGTGGGGgtctagacacacacagaggagaccCCCGCCAGCCGCTCCCCTCGGGAGGGCTGACGAAACCGCCGCCGTCGGCATGGCAACCGCTCTAA